In the Glycine max cultivar Williams 82 chromosome 6, Glycine_max_v4.0, whole genome shotgun sequence genome, atGGAAGGACAAAACTGCCCTTCCCCTTCCCTCTTCCCACCCGCCCCTTCCCTCTTCCCTCTCCCATTTCAGTTTTTTCCCACCCCACCCCTACCTCTCCTTATCATCTCCCCAgtcttcttctatttttctcCTTCACCTTCTCAGCCTCAACTTTGCCTCTCCTCCCTACCACATATTTTTTCCCATCAAATAACACTACAAAAActtaattttgttgtttattgatacacaacaaaatcatgttCCTATTGTGTTTAAACAAGATGCACAACGGAAATATAcatttgttgtgtgtttttattAGGCACACAACGAAAGTGTATTTCCGTTATATATCTTGACATGATGCACAATAAAAATACACTTCCCTTGTGCAATATGTAGTGTTTTTTTCaaatactaataattatttgttacttaaagatttttgaaattgatgtttttgttattttattttatgatgctgattttttttattttggtatttttttaaaattagtgtttgttcttaatttattaattaaaatatgcaaATTAAATTGTTATAGGTTTTACTGagtgttttcttttatattgatttgtgagtttaactaatattatttttatttttctttccagaTTTATTATGGCTCGCACAAAAGGAATGACATATGTTGTTGGACAAGACCCCAGGAAGGGGATGATGTTGGTGGGGCTAACGGTTCTATGCAATAGAAAATAATGTTCCAAATTTGTCCTGAAATATCAACAATCCAAATCACAATAATCTATACACATTAGTTGCTTGTgtcaatgaaaaaattaaaatatcaataatttaatattcaatttttcaacaaatatctttcaaaaaaatcaaaacatacaaCAGAATCATGTTCCCATTAGCAAAAACATGATTTCATTATATATGTTGCATAAAAGAATCATGAttccatgaaaataaaaagaaaaatcacccACTTAGGTGTGGAGAATAACAAGTCTGAGGGTAACAATAGCAACTtcctaaattttgtaaaaatttcaGCCCAAATCTGGCTTCTATGTAAGTATATACAGTTTTACACTAGTATCAACGTTTTTGTAATATACCTCATCACTCtggtaaaattataattacctCGTCAATCtcgtaaaattattattaacagCGGAGTATCTTTTACAAATATTTCACCCTTCAAGTGTTTCAGTGTGCAGGAGTCATGTCTTGGCTTGTATCAAAGAGATCGGTCAAGCCAATAATCATTACAGTCGAGTCAAAAATCAGTTCAGACAAGTCAGAAACTCATCCTCGGCCGAACCATTCTCTTAATAGTTAATAGTGAACATACATAATGATTAAAGCATAATATACTCTAAACTTCTAATAGTGAAGAGTAAAGAATGAAATGCACCTTTGTCTATAATCACCTCTGGTATATGCTAAGAAAATGACTATAATTTCTTCCCAAAATTAAGCCATTTGGTACACGCACCCTGTGATATACTCTATTGTACAAGAAATCAGGGGATAACATTGAAGAATTAAGTCACTGAAAGGGATTCCTTTCTGGAGAATTTCTCTCACTGTTTCATTGGATATTTAATCAATAGAAATTTCAACTCATTTCTATATAATTTAGTAATTTACAACACAACCTGCAACAAGAAAATTAGGCTGATGCCGTCCACAAagcttatatatattaaaaagaatgaATGATTTGTTCCTACTTGGGTAACACCGTAAGGGAATCTACTCAACTTTCCTTCGGCAATACAAGACGGTCTTGGCCTTCAATAAGCTTTGCAGAACGAATAACATCACCAGTTTTTATTTGGGGTAGAATGTCTCTCCCGGTAGTCGTGTATCTGCATGTTTTAATAGCAACAAAAACATTGGACAAAAAATTAagcgtaaaataattttagtctctcaaGATAAAGGtagaatatgtttttagtttctatatttATCCAAAGTGACCTGGTTTTTGTGTATagaagagactaaaaatatgtgtatttgttaaaatatagagattaaaaacgtattaaatttttatttttagagagtgaaatcaaatttcaagatattttgaggACAACACATATTTTACCCAAAAACTAAACTCAAAAATCAATTATGAGGCAGGGTATGTGAATGCTAACAAGGCTTACCCAAAAACTGAAAATTGTCCTTCATCAAATGATATCCCTCCCAAACCAGCCTACAAAAGAGGaggagaataaaaataatattaacaaggCTTTACATAAAtggaaaagaagaaatgaatGAACTAAATTTGCAAAAGGAAATTACATCCAAGCATAAAAAATTCAGCTTCCGTTTTTTGCTATTTTTGGGTAACAAAATCTACCAAATCCTGtgaacaaataaacaaaggatACAGAGGGAATAGTTGTAGATTGCACTTACACTTCGTTTATCATAGAGATAGAAGAAAAACTGATAAGGCGATGAATACTCATCCGAGGCTTCGCTGTGAGCCATAGCAAGTGCCCCATAAACAGATAGCGGAAGAACCGGCAGTTCTCCATCCTTCCAACAGACAGAAAACAGATGAGAACAGTATGATAAACGCCTGTAATGCCTGCAGaccatttttctataaaatgaaacaaaaggcATACCTGCACACTTAATGTTGTTTTGTAAAGGGGCTCAAATTGTCCAGAGGGCATTATTTCCAAGGGAACACTATAACCAGTGTTCTTATCAACTCCATTATCTGAGATAACAGCTTGGTTGATACAGTTGAGCTTTGTGCCATTATAGGCTCCATCCATCACCTGAAGGATTATGGGATTATGTGTGTTGTTTTCACTAGGTTATACAATCTAATAATCTAGATGTCCAAAACACCAATCACTTAAAATCAGGAATTATGCCACATTAATACAACTTCAAATGCACAATTAAAACTATATATTCTACGAAcggaaatatttttcatttttcaatgaaTCAACAAGTTCAGTCCATGAGAATCTCTTATTTTCACAAGAAAACAACTAATTGAGAATATACAATTCTAGACCTTGAGAAACTCTTATTTTCACAAGAAAACAACTAATTGACTGCATCATTTACAGTGATAGCATGGAAagtttgagagaaaaaagacTTAATGACTGAGACATTAATCATAGATCattcattcaaataaaatacaGCATTACTGATTTAGTTCACTTGGAGAACTTAGGAAATCTGAACGAAAGTGGATGAACCATCAGAAGTGATGGAAATCAAGAATGGTATACATGATGGCTATTGGCAAGGAATAATATAGAAAATTCACAAGGCTGAAGTGCCGTTCCACTACCTTACCAGTTTTGCAAAATTCCCTGCAGTTAGTGGAGCTGAGTATCCATCAATAACAACCTGAAAAACAAAGGTCTATcaatttatctttaatatacCATCTATGAGCAGTCACTTATTCATGCATCATTTACCAAACTGTGATTTTGATGTATTCTTTAAAATGGACCTGTTCTTACTGCTTATGGATCCTTAAGAGACCTGGAGCCCACGAAATCAACAACCAATGGCTAATCACAAAGGAAAATTTATGGAGTGAATTATACCTGAATGGTGGCAGTATTTTTCTGCTCTCCCCCAACTGGAGAAAATGTTGAACCATCTCCTTTCTCAATGGTGAACGCAACAGTTCCTCTCCCTGAAAGCCTAAAAGAAATGGGAAGATATTGAATTTTCCCCATGTTCTGAGTGTTTAGTTTTCCCAAGGAATTAAGCAAGGAACGATTACTGTCAatctttttgtttatattagaCTCATGTCAAATGGTCATGGTGTATGTTCAAGATTTAAAGGTGGAAAACTCAAGTATCCATTACACAGATCTATGCATTACATCAAATTACTGATTGACATGACTTTCAGTTGGAGTCACTGACCGTGGATATTGTTGTGCATATTGCTCTGGCAACAAAAATGATAATCCTGGTGCCTGTTGCAACAAAATTAAGTTTAGATTCTGCACAAGATCATAATATTGTTGGATAAATTCAGTGATGTTTAGAGACATAAGGTTAATTGGGTGGTTAAGAAGGAAGGGAAGGAGGAGAAGGTCGTGGGTTCAATTCATCATGCtaacaaaaaactaacaaactgaAAATTaacatttgctgataaaaagAATCAGTGATGTTTTTTGGAGAAGTGAAAGTAAATACCATTGTTTTCAAGATACTATCAGATTATATAGTTTTCAGTTACCTGTAACAACTCCAGCTCTGCTACCGTATCCAGTGTAGATGCAAGGTTCACAGATACTTTATCTGCATCCTGTTCCTTTATAGATTGAAGTAGAGTTTGCAAGCCCCCCTGCAAAATATTAGCATCATTGTGGTAGCTTCTACAATGAACCACAACTACCAATTTTGCATAAATTGTCAATTATAAGATATTGTAGTATATTTCATTCTACAAAAGACAGAACACAATGAActgaaaataagtaaaattagcCTAATTCCGCATTGTAGTTTCTATATATGAAACCTTTTTTCTTGCATCCAACATTCTTTTGGTTACAAGCACATGGTATATTAGTTTCACACGAGAAACATTTAAGAAtagaaaactttatttattttgcaatgTAAGAACTATAATCATATGTATAACCTCGGAAATTAATTCAACTGAggtcatcataaaaaataatcaattttcttGAAATGCAAATAGCTACTTTTTAGAATAGAGGGAGTTAGCCCATGAATGCCAGTATGtaaaatgtcaataattatattaagataTACAAATACTGCTATTCATATATTCCAGAAGATACAATTTTTGAGCATACCTTTCCCTCTATTAGAGACGCATGTACCAAAGAGGCCCTTTCCTTCAGTTCTGCTGGTATACTAGCCAATATAGAATTCTTTTCATCTACTGCTATCTGATGAAGGAAGGaaattatcaaaattcaaagtCCTCAAGGAATAATGTACAACAAGACACTATTAACAGACCAAATGCAATATTAAAGATGTAGAAAGATATTCTACTGAGGAGCAACAAATACTACAAAATTTCATAGGCAAAAATATGAAGTTAAGTTCTAAATAAGTACTTCAGTTATATACCCCAATTTTTCTATCAACAAAAAATGTAAGGCTCTGCTGATGTATGAAGGCTGGAAAAAGCACCAAAATCGCACATGtatgaaatttaaaacatttgacTTATCCGTTAATTGAAAGACAAATCTTTGAAACTTTCACAGATGCAAGATCATTACAGCACCTAATAATCAGTACTTTGTTTCTCAAATACAGCAAAGAACAAAGGAtgcaaaaagcaaaaataaaataaataattgaacacCTTCAAAGCTTTCTTCACATTCCCCTCCATTGTTCCATACGGTTTTCTCTGCGGAATCCTCAACAGGTACGAAATATCTTCAAGAGTGTCCTGAAAAAGATATAATATGTAATGCTGATCATTAATATGTTCAAAGAgcaaataaaaactgaaaaacaaTTATCCTCTTATTCCACATTAATCAGAAGGGATATATTATCTAGAATTGATTTTGACCTCGCATCTCACCATTGTGCATTATTCACTGCTTCAGTCAGAGTAGCTTCAAGCCCCTCTACTGTCCAAATCTAGATTTAACTCATTTAGATTAACTTTCTAACAGCTCTTTTAAACTTATTTCAAGTTTAATGAAGAACTTTATCAAAAAAAAGTTCTCTTTTTTAAGTAgttatttaaaagttaacaaaattaCCACACTAATTTGTAATTTGACAACAATGTAAAAACCTCTTACACTATCAATACATGGACTATTcactttatattaaataaatattaattaaaaaataaatcatactaCGCCGGCAGCACCGAGAGAGGTGAAAGCTAAGGAGCTATTATAAACACCAATATTCTCAAAACTGGATTGGTCATAGAATCGATGAAGACCCTGGTTCAAGAGTCAATGGTTCATCCAGGATTGAAccgattttaataaaatattattttaaaatattttaatataatattctagTAATATTGAACAAAATATAGCATAATgtgcataaattgataatatttcttattttttaaaaccaaaacaatgttgttttgaaatattttttttagaaaaaaataattttaagcgAAACCGGTTAATCCTCTAAGTTTTACCGGTTTTTAACCGGTTCAGCGATTTTGAACCAGTTTAAGGACACCCCGGTTGTTAGGAAGTGTTGGACCAGACACATGACTGATTCCCAGTCGAACCAGCCGGTCCGTTGCGGGTTTCAAAAAAGTGATAAACACTATTAGTTTTTGAGC is a window encoding:
- the CYP48 gene encoding peptidyl-prolyl cis-trans isomerase CYP48 codes for the protein MAFPLSPSFNPSIARNRIACFSKKQHRHVITKDTEVVVVDRDTARATSAGAMLERIMKRLRSVAVVPIVIASVQISALVAPLVDYVASPGAAEAVLYSPDTKVPRTGEVALRKAIPANANMKAIQDTLEDISYLLRIPQRKPYGTMEGNVKKALKIAVDEKNSILASIPAELKERASLVHASLIEGKGGLQTLLQSIKEQDADKVSVNLASTLDTVAELELLQAPGLSFLLPEQYAQQYPRLSGRGTVAFTIEKGDGSTFSPVGGEQKNTATIQVVIDGYSAPLTAGNFAKLVMDGAYNGTKLNCINQAVISDNGVDKNTGYSVPLEIMPSGQFEPLYKTTLSVQDGELPVLPLSVYGALAMAHSEASDEYSSPYQFFFYLYDKRSAGLGGISFDEGQFSVFGYTTTGRDILPQIKTGDVIRSAKLIEGQDRLVLPKES